The following are from one region of the Arcobacter defluvii genome:
- a CDS encoding cupin domain-containing protein encodes MKKYNIFDEIPIDKSEEKFFEIFKNEKIKIEKIVSNGQNSPENFWYEQEQSEYILLLEGFAILEFGDFEVELKKGDCLNIKAMQKHRVKFTSQTEPTIWFTVFY; translated from the coding sequence ATGAAAAAATATAATATCTTTGATGAAATTCCAATAGATAAAAGTGAAGAAAAATTTTTTGAAATTTTTAAAAATGAGAAGATAAAAATAGAAAAGATTGTTTCAAATGGTCAAAATTCACCTGAAAATTTTTGGTATGAGCAAGAACAAAGTGAATATATTTTACTTCTTGAGGGTTTTGCTATACTTGAATTTGGTGATTTTGAAGTTGAGTTAAAAAAAGGTGATTGTTTAAATATAAAAGCTATGCAAAAACATAGAGTAAAATTTACAAGCCAAACAGAGCCAACTATTTGGTTTACAGTTTTTTATTAA
- a CDS encoding O-acetylhomoserine aminocarboxypropyltransferase/cysteine synthase family protein, producing the protein MEKETIAIHAGYNKKQGNGEMAVPISQTTAYAFRDSEHAANLFALKELGPIYTRLTNPTTDILEQRFAQLEGGAAAICTSSGQAASFFAVANVAEAGDNIIISDKLYGGSVSLFTYTCKRFGIETKIFNSDDASNLEELIDDKTKAIYFESLSNPQIAIPALEKIVEIAKKHGVLTICDNTVASAALFNPISWGVDVVVHSTSKYTSGQGTALGGIIVERDGLAEFFKANSNRYSHFTTPDESYHGLVYTDVPLPNFCLRIRLSLLRDIGATPAPFNSWLLIQTLETLGLRVDKHSDNALEVAKFLESHPKVKAVNYPGLKSNKYYDRAQKYFKNGKASGLISFDVESFEDAKKVIDSVKLFSVVVNIGDSKSLITHPASTTHSQMTEEELLKAGVNPVTVRLSIGLENPIDLIEDLTQALN; encoded by the coding sequence ATGGAAAAAGAAACAATTGCAATACATGCAGGATATAATAAAAAACAAGGAAATGGAGAAATGGCAGTTCCAATTTCTCAAACGACAGCTTATGCGTTTAGAGATAGCGAACACGCTGCAAACTTATTTGCTTTAAAAGAACTTGGACCAATTTATACAAGATTAACAAATCCAACAACTGATATTTTAGAGCAAAGATTTGCACAACTTGAAGGTGGAGCAGCAGCTATTTGTACATCATCAGGACAAGCAGCATCATTTTTTGCAGTAGCAAATGTAGCAGAAGCTGGAGATAACATCATCATCTCTGATAAATTATATGGTGGTTCAGTTTCACTTTTTACATATACTTGTAAAAGATTTGGAATTGAAACAAAAATATTTAATAGTGATGATGCATCAAATTTAGAAGAGTTAATTGATGATAAAACAAAAGCTATCTATTTTGAATCATTATCAAATCCACAAATTGCTATTCCAGCTCTTGAAAAGATTGTTGAAATTGCAAAAAAACATGGTGTTTTAACTATTTGTGATAACACTGTTGCAAGTGCTGCATTATTCAACCCTATTTCATGGGGAGTTGATGTTGTAGTTCACTCAACAAGTAAATACACAAGTGGACAAGGAACAGCTTTAGGAGGAATCATAGTTGAAAGAGATGGTTTAGCAGAGTTTTTTAAAGCAAATTCTAATAGATATTCTCATTTCACAACTCCTGATGAATCATATCATGGATTAGTTTATACAGATGTTCCTCTTCCAAACTTTTGTTTAAGAATTAGATTATCACTATTGAGAGATATTGGTGCAACACCTGCTCCATTTAACTCTTGGCTTTTAATTCAAACATTAGAAACTTTAGGATTAAGAGTTGATAAACATTCTGATAATGCTTTAGAAGTTGCAAAATTTTTAGAATCACATCCAAAAGTAAAAGCAGTAAATTATCCAGGGTTAAAATCAAATAAATATTATGATAGAGCACAAAAATATTTTAAAAATGGAAAAGCTTCTGGATTAATTTCTTTTGATGTAGAATCATTTGAAGATGCAAAAAAAGTAATTGATAGCGTTAAATTATTTAGCGTTGTTGTAAATATCGGTGATAGCAAATCACTTATCACTCACCCAGCTTCAACAACTCACTCTCAAATGACGGAAGAAGAGTTATTAAAAGCTGGCGTAAATCCGGTAACTGTTCGATTATCTATTGGTTTAGAAAATCCTATTGATCTTATTGAAGATCTAACTCAAGCATTAAACTAA
- a CDS encoding RrF2 family transcriptional regulator, with amino-acid sequence MPLISTKGVYGLTAMYELSKHQEDSPMQIKEISANANIPQNYLEQLLSKLRRAELVKSIRGARGGYILAKSPDEIKVVDILIALEDDIKITDTKADNPILNIFFDESKNSMKKIFDIKLSKLDEYQEKYNEFLHYNI; translated from the coding sequence ATGCCTTTAATATCAACAAAAGGTGTATATGGATTAACTGCCATGTACGAGTTAAGTAAGCATCAAGAAGATAGTCCCATGCAAATTAAGGAAATATCTGCAAATGCAAACATACCTCAAAATTACTTGGAACAGCTTTTAAGCAAACTAAGACGAGCTGAGCTTGTAAAAAGTATAAGAGGAGCAAGAGGTGGATATATTCTTGCAAAAAGTCCTGATGAAATCAAAGTAGTTGATATTTTGATTGCATTAGAAGATGACATAAAAATAACAGATACAAAAGCGGATAATCCAATTTTGAATATCTTTTTTGATGAGTCAAAGAATAGTATGAAAAAAATTTTTGATATAAAATTATCTAAACTAGATGAATATCAAGAAAAATATAATGAATTTTTACATTACAACATATAA
- the cysK gene encoding cysteine synthase A, which produces MKYANNITELIGNTPLVKLQGASEASGATVLGKCEFMNPSHSVKDRIGTNMINTALKAGLINKDTTVIEPTSGNTGIALASVCAALGIKLILTMPASMSIERRRLLKALGAELVLTPPEKGMKGAIEKADEIKENTPNSFIPQQFANAANPEIHRLTTAKEILADTDGKVDIFIAAVGTGGTLTGTGEVLKAHNPNVQIIAVEPEASPVLSGGKPGPHKIQGIGAGFVPDVLNTTIYDEVIQVANDDAIESSRKLAQNEGLLVGISAGANAHVAALVAARPENKGKTIVTILCDTGERYLSSGLYNYDEE; this is translated from the coding sequence ATGAAATATGCAAATAATATAACAGAATTAATTGGTAACACACCTTTAGTAAAATTGCAAGGTGCAAGTGAAGCAAGTGGAGCAACAGTTTTAGGGAAATGTGAATTTATGAATCCTTCACATTCAGTAAAAGATAGAATTGGTACAAATATGATAAACACTGCTTTAAAAGCAGGATTAATCAATAAAGATACAACAGTAATTGAACCAACAAGTGGAAATACAGGAATTGCACTTGCTTCAGTTTGTGCAGCACTTGGAATAAAACTAATTCTTACAATGCCAGCATCAATGAGTATTGAAAGAAGAAGATTATTAAAAGCATTAGGAGCTGAACTTGTGTTAACTCCACCAGAAAAAGGAATGAAAGGAGCTATTGAAAAAGCTGATGAGATAAAAGAGAATACACCAAACTCTTTTATTCCTCAACAATTTGCAAATGCAGCAAACCCAGAAATTCATAGACTTACAACTGCAAAAGAGATTTTAGCTGACACTGATGGAAAAGTTGATATTTTCATTGCAGCAGTTGGAACAGGTGGAACATTAACTGGAACTGGAGAAGTTTTAAAAGCTCATAATCCAAATGTACAAATTATTGCCGTTGAACCTGAAGCAAGTCCAGTATTAAGTGGTGGAAAACCAGGACCTCATAAAATTCAAGGAATTGGAGCAGGATTTGTACCAGATGTATTAAATACAACAATTTATGATGAAGTAATTCAAGTAGCAAATGATGATGCAATTGAAAGTTCAAGAAAATTAGCACAAAATGAAGGACTACTTGTAGGAATCAGTGCAGGTGCTAACGCTCATGTAGCAGCATTAGTTGCAGCAAGACCAGAAAACAAAGGTAAAACTATAGTTACAATTTTATGTGACACAGGTGAAAGATACTTAAGTTCTGGTTTATACAATTATGATGAAGAGTAA
- a CDS encoding DUF2061 domain-containing protein, translating into MHEKPYRSVVKAISWRTVGTLDTMIVSYFVTGNLIMAASIGSIEVITKMILYYFHERAWNKLSFGRVKPAENDYQI; encoded by the coding sequence ATGCACGAAAAACCTTATAGGTCAGTTGTAAAGGCAATATCTTGGCGAACAGTAGGAACACTTGATACGATGATTGTTTCTTATTTTGTCACAGGGAATTTAATAATGGCTGCTTCTATTGGCTCAATAGAAGTTATAACAAAAATGATTTTATACTATTTTCACGAAAGAGCTTGGAATAAGTTATCTTTTGGAAGAGTAAAACCAGCAGAAAATGATTATCAAATTTAG
- a CDS encoding phosphoadenylyl-sulfate reductase, producing the protein MSKKELIENLNKELENKSTKEVVTYFLDNFKNVALSSSLAVEDQVLTDLLLKKDKNATIFTLDTGRLHPETYDVMDATNLKYGVKIDVFFPDNKKVQELYQTQGVNGHYESIEKRKNCCNIRKIEPLKRALNGVEVWITGLRASQSITRVDMPLVEWDDSFKVIKVNPLINWSEKDVWDYIKENRVPYNKLHDKGYPSIGCAPCTRAIKEGEDIRAGRWWWENPEHKECGLHKK; encoded by the coding sequence ATGAGTAAAAAAGAGTTAATAGAAAATTTAAATAAAGAACTTGAAAATAAATCAACAAAAGAAGTTGTTACTTACTTTTTAGATAATTTTAAAAATGTGGCTTTAAGTTCAAGTTTAGCAGTAGAAGATCAAGTTTTGACAGATTTACTACTTAAAAAAGATAAGAATGCAACGATATTTACATTAGATACAGGAAGATTACATCCTGAAACTTATGATGTAATGGATGCAACAAATCTAAAATATGGTGTAAAAATCGATGTATTTTTTCCTGATAATAAAAAAGTACAAGAGCTTTATCAAACTCAAGGTGTAAATGGTCATTATGAAAGTATTGAAAAAAGAAAAAACTGCTGTAATATCAGAAAAATTGAACCGTTAAAAAGAGCTTTAAATGGTGTTGAAGTTTGGATTACAGGATTAAGAGCATCTCAAAGTATTACAAGAGTTGATATGCCTTTAGTTGAATGGGATGATAGCTTTAAAGTTATCAAAGTAAATCCTTTAATCAACTGGAGTGAAAAAGATGTTTGGGATTATATAAAAGAAAATAGAGTTCCATATAACAAACTTCACGATAAAGGATATCCTAGTATTGGATGTGCTCCTTGTACAAGAGCTATAAAAGAAGGTGAAGATATAAGAGCAGGAAGATGGTGGTGGGAGAACCCAGAACATAAAGAGTGTGGTTTACACAAAAAATAA
- the cysD gene encoding sulfate adenylyltransferase subunit CysD has translation MISKDRLTHLKQLEAESMHIMKEVVAEFSNPAMLYSVGKDSSVMLHLLQKAFYPAPPPLPLVHVDTTWKFKEMIEFRDKRAKEVGMELLVYINPKGAEMNISPFTHGSALHTDIMKTEGLKNMLNIQQFDAVFGGARRDEEKSRAKERIYSFRDKNHRWDPKNQRPELWNIYNGRHTKGESIRVFPLSNWTELDIWQYIYLENISIPDLYFAKEREVVEYMGTKIMVDDDRMPEELRKTAKKEMVRFRTLGCYPLTGAVNSTATTLPEIIQEMLICTTSERQGRLIDSDGDASMEKKKQEGYF, from the coding sequence ATGATAAGTAAAGATAGATTAACGCATCTAAAACAACTAGAAGCAGAATCAATGCATATTATGAAAGAAGTTGTAGCAGAATTTAGTAATCCAGCGATGTTATATAGTGTTGGAAAAGATAGTTCAGTTATGTTACATCTTTTACAAAAAGCATTTTATCCAGCACCTCCACCGCTACCTTTAGTTCATGTTGATACAACATGGAAATTTAAAGAGATGATTGAGTTTAGAGATAAAAGAGCTAAAGAAGTTGGTATGGAACTTTTAGTTTATATCAATCCAAAAGGAGCAGAAATGAATATCTCTCCTTTTACTCATGGTTCAGCTTTACACACAGATATCATGAAAACTGAAGGTTTAAAAAATATGTTAAACATTCAACAGTTTGATGCTGTATTTGGTGGAGCAAGAAGGGATGAAGAGAAATCAAGAGCAAAAGAGAGAATCTACTCTTTTAGAGATAAAAACCATAGATGGGATCCAAAAAATCAAAGACCTGAACTTTGGAATATCTATAATGGAAGACACACAAAAGGTGAATCTATTAGAGTTTTCCCATTATCAAACTGGACAGAACTTGATATTTGGCAATATATCTATTTAGAAAATATCTCTATTCCAGATTTATACTTCGCAAAAGAAAGAGAAGTAGTAGAATATATGGGTACAAAAATCATGGTAGATGATGATAGAATGCCTGAAGAATTAAGAAAAACAGCTAAAAAAGAGATGGTAAGATTTAGAACTTTAGGTTGTTATCCATTAACAGGTGCAGTAAATTCAACTGCTACAACATTACCTGAAATTATTCAAGAGATGCTTATTTGTACAACAAGTGAGAGACAAGGAAGACTTATAGACTCTGATGGTGACGCATCAATGGAGAAAAAGAAACAAGAAGGATATTTTTAA
- the cysN gene encoding sulfate adenylyltransferase subunit CysN — protein MAHQSDLISQNIEQYLKEHENKEILRFITCGSVDDGKSTLIGRLLYDSKMIFEDQLAAIEKDSKKVGTTGDKIDLALLVDGLASEREQGITIDVAYRFFSTERRKFIIADTPGHEQYTRNMATGASTADLAIILVDARQGILTQTKRHSYIASLLGIKNLIVAINKMDLVDFSQEVFEKFKSDYNEIIEYLPHNKDLNIQFIPISALDGDNILTISPKCSWYKGLPLMELLDTTPINKQESSSFRLPVQYVVRPHLNFRGFSGTIASGEIKVGDEITVLPSRKTSKVKSIVSNEIKDLRPIGKDETVETIDRAFAPMATTITLEDEIDISRGDMIVKSSDIPKVSNHLSCMVVWMDETPLKLNQNYIIKRATSVLNGAFNAIEFKKNINTFEEIDTTELALNDIAKCTLSLDREIAVDPYHENRYTGSFIIIDKYTNSTVGAGMIISSIEGFAKLEENKKVYTKAEVELNEFIRRNYPEWECKAI, from the coding sequence ATGGCACATCAATCAGATTTAATTTCACAAAATATTGAACAATATTTAAAAGAACACGAAAACAAAGAAATCTTAAGATTTATTACTTGTGGTTCAGTAGATGACGGTAAATCAACTTTAATTGGAAGATTATTATACGATTCAAAAATGATTTTTGAAGACCAATTAGCTGCTATTGAAAAAGATAGTAAAAAAGTTGGAACAACTGGTGATAAAATTGACTTAGCACTTTTAGTTGATGGATTAGCAAGTGAAAGAGAACAAGGTATTACTATCGATGTTGCTTATAGATTTTTCTCAACAGAAAGAAGAAAATTCATCATAGCGGATACTCCAGGTCACGAGCAATATACAAGAAATATGGCAACTGGAGCTTCAACTGCTGATTTAGCAATTATCTTAGTTGATGCAAGACAAGGTATTTTAACACAAACTAAAAGACACTCATATATTGCAAGTCTTTTAGGAATTAAAAACCTAATTGTTGCTATTAATAAAATGGATTTAGTTGACTTTAGCCAAGAAGTATTTGAAAAGTTTAAAAGTGATTACAATGAAATTATTGAATATCTTCCTCATAACAAAGATTTAAATATTCAGTTTATTCCAATTTCTGCACTTGATGGAGATAATATTTTAACTATTTCACCTAAATGTTCTTGGTATAAAGGGCTTCCTTTAATGGAATTATTAGATACTACACCTATTAATAAACAAGAGTCATCTTCATTTAGATTACCTGTTCAATATGTGGTACGTCCTCACTTAAACTTTAGAGGATTTAGTGGAACAATAGCAAGTGGTGAAATCAAAGTTGGTGATGAGATTACAGTGTTACCATCAAGAAAAACATCAAAAGTTAAATCTATAGTATCAAATGAGATTAAAGATTTAAGACCAATTGGAAAAGATGAAACTGTTGAAACTATAGATAGAGCATTTGCTCCAATGGCGACAACAATTACACTTGAAGATGAGATTGATATTTCTAGAGGTGATATGATTGTAAAATCAAGTGATATTCCAAAAGTATCAAATCACTTATCTTGTATGGTTGTATGGATGGATGAAACTCCTTTAAAACTGAACCAAAACTATATTATTAAAAGAGCAACTTCTGTATTAAATGGTGCGTTTAATGCTATTGAATTTAAAAAGAATATCAATACATTTGAAGAGATTGATACAACAGAATTAGCACTTAATGATATTGCAAAATGTACTTTATCATTAGATAGAGAAATTGCCGTTGATCCATACCATGAAAATAGATATACAGGAAGTTTCATTATCATTGATAAATACACAAACTCAACTGTTGGTGCAGGAATGATCATATCTTCTATTGAAGGTTTTGCAAAACTTGAAGAAAATAAAAAAGTTTATACTAAAGCAGAAGTTGAATTAAATGAATTTATTAGAAGAAACTACCCTGAATGGGAATGTAAGGCTATATAA
- a CDS encoding sulfite reductase, with protein MSNNLAFNMEKIKKEKSGVDVLADIYFYAVFGEKMSLEDLERFKWYGLYTQDEQQNYFKLRIPLSMGELNLIQLKTLSLISKKYSNNTLIFSDEQKIELTNLKISDLPEIFKLLQEINLNTYFEAGHTVRRVLTCPVNGIDHTQLLDVEPLANKLNETFIGNKNFENLPNKLQIAISGYEEGCDVRFTPDVSFNATKDEKDKIVFAVKILDKIIGYITPAQVIKTAIAIANIYKDFGDRENSRRSTFEYLVNNWGFNKFSDILNSTVNYKIQRNINKSGNIIPRKPRLGINKSKIEGQSYIGCRVKSSTISSTNIDTLSTLLEKYEANRVKITHKGNIIILNVPTNSAENLAKELEKINFNPFI; from the coding sequence ATGTCTAATAACTTAGCATTTAATATGGAAAAAATAAAAAAAGAGAAAAGTGGAGTAGATGTCTTAGCGGACATCTACTTCTATGCAGTTTTTGGTGAGAAAATGAGCCTTGAAGATTTGGAGAGATTCAAATGGTATGGACTTTATACACAAGATGAACAACAAAACTATTTTAAACTAAGAATCCCATTATCTATGGGAGAATTAAATTTAATCCAATTAAAAACTCTTAGTTTGATTTCTAAAAAATATAGTAATAATACATTAATCTTTTCAGATGAACAAAAAATAGAACTTACAAATTTAAAAATTTCTGATTTGCCAGAGATTTTCAAACTTCTTCAAGAGATAAATTTAAACACTTATTTTGAAGCGGGTCATACAGTAAGAAGAGTTTTAACTTGTCCAGTAAATGGAATAGACCATACGCAACTTTTAGATGTTGAACCACTTGCTAATAAGTTAAATGAAACATTTATTGGGAATAAAAATTTTGAAAATCTTCCAAATAAACTTCAAATCGCAATTAGTGGTTATGAAGAGGGTTGTGATGTAAGATTTACTCCTGATGTTAGTTTTAATGCAACAAAAGATGAAAAAGATAAAATAGTTTTTGCAGTTAAAATTTTAGACAAAATTATAGGATATATCACACCTGCACAAGTTATAAAAACTGCAATTGCAATTGCTAATATTTATAAAGATTTTGGTGATAGAGAAAATTCAAGAAGAAGTACATTTGAATATCTTGTAAATAATTGGGGATTTAACAAATTTTCTGATATTTTAAATTCAACTGTAAATTACAAAATTCAAAGAAATATAAATAAAAGCGGAAATATCATACCAAGAAAACCTAGACTTGGAATTAATAAAAGTAAAATTGAAGGTCAAAGTTATATAGGTTGTAGAGTGAAATCTTCAACTATTTCTAGTACAAATATTGACACATTATCAACTTTGCTTGAAAAATATGAAGCAAATAGAGTTAAAATCACTCACAAAGGGAATATTATTATTTTAAATGTTCCTACAAATAGTGCTGAAAACTTGGCAAAAGAGTTAGAAAAAATAAATTTTAATCCTTTTATTTAA